One part of the Bacillota bacterium genome encodes these proteins:
- a CDS encoding TRAP transporter small permease, giving the protein MRLLTRITDLMETTAKYFLTAAFGAMTLITSVEVIRRYILGLSFPWAEELVGFLLVWVTFIGGSVAFRRGELAYLDLFVERFSPPLKKAAKAFVTTVIMVFLVVSLWFSVDYTRSPSIVLQRSSGLGLPMVYPYAAIPVGLSFMIVFSIGNMLAPKKRAKEG; this is encoded by the coding sequence ATGAGGCTACTCACAAGAATCACTGACTTGATGGAAACGACGGCCAAGTACTTCCTCACGGCGGCGTTCGGCGCAATGACCCTCATAACATCGGTGGAGGTCATCAGGCGTTACATCCTGGGACTCTCGTTCCCGTGGGCCGAGGAGCTGGTCGGATTCCTGCTCGTATGGGTGACGTTTATCGGAGGGAGCGTGGCCTTCAGGCGGGGCGAACTCGCATACCTCGACCTTTTCGTCGAGCGGTTCTCGCCCCCGTTGAAGAAAGCGGCGAAGGCGTTCGTCACGACGGTCATCATGGTGTTCCTCGTGGTGAGCCTGTGGTTCAGCGTTGACTACACCCGGTCGCCATCTATCGTGCTTCAGAGAAGCAGCGGTCTGGGGCTTCCCATGGTCTACCCGTACGCGGCCATTCCCGTCGGGCTGTCGTTCATGATCGTCTTCAGCATCGGTAACATGCTGGCGCCGAAGAAGCGCGCGAAGGAGGGATGA
- a CDS encoding TRAP transporter substrate-binding protein gives MKRLVAIVVGLVMVASLMTGCGAGSGQKPAQPAQPSQPAAPAQPSAPAQPGQVMIRLGHAAQLTHPYHPATVKFVDLVSQKSNGRIKIEVFPARQLGDEGQLLEQVMKGTLDMAVLSTSTFSKYTPLLDTLQLPFLLSTYDKEYKAVTSEEMKGLLKGLEPLKIKGLAIYDGGIRHFANNVRPITKPEDLKGLKLRVVPSNLILKTVQTLGANPTPMAYGEIYTGLQTKVIDGEEINITSIYSEKHYEVLKYVSLIGLFPFPALNMMNLDKFNSLSKEDQKIISDAAWESIKFAFDQMGDLEKTGMKAIQDAKIQVNEIRDLAPFQSKVIGIWDEYTAKDPAIKKFVDMAKTIR, from the coding sequence GTGAAAAGACTCGTAGCCATCGTCGTCGGATTGGTGATGGTAGCCTCCTTAATGACCGGTTGCGGCGCCGGCTCCGGCCAAAAACCCGCGCAACCTGCCCAACCTTCGCAGCCAGCGGCCCCCGCGCAGCCGTCCGCGCCAGCGCAGCCCGGCCAGGTCATGATCCGCCTCGGCCACGCGGCGCAGCTGACGCATCCGTACCACCCCGCGACCGTGAAGTTCGTTGATCTTGTTTCCCAGAAGAGCAACGGCCGCATCAAGATCGAGGTGTTCCCCGCCAGGCAACTCGGCGACGAGGGCCAGCTCCTGGAGCAGGTCATGAAGGGCACGCTCGACATGGCCGTGCTCTCCACGTCCACGTTCTCCAAGTACACACCGCTCCTCGACACGCTGCAGCTCCCCTTCCTCCTGAGCACGTACGACAAGGAATACAAGGCGGTTACGAGCGAGGAGATGAAGGGGCTTCTAAAGGGCCTCGAGCCGCTCAAGATCAAGGGCCTGGCTATCTATGACGGCGGAATACGCCACTTCGCCAACAACGTGCGGCCTATCACGAAGCCGGAGGACCTGAAGGGCCTCAAGCTCAGGGTAGTGCCCTCGAACCTCATCCTGAAGACAGTTCAGACGCTCGGCGCGAACCCGACGCCCATGGCGTACGGGGAGATCTACACGGGCCTCCAGACGAAGGTCATCGACGGCGAGGAAATCAACATCACCAGCATATACTCGGAGAAGCACTACGAGGTGCTGAAGTACGTATCGCTCATAGGGCTGTTCCCGTTCCCGGCCCTGAACATGATGAACCTCGACAAGTTCAACTCGCTCTCCAAGGAAGACCAGAAAATTATCTCGGATGCGGCCTGGGAGTCTATCAAGTTTGCGTTCGACCAGATGGGTGACCTGGAGAAGACCGGCATGAAGGCGATCCAGGACGCCAAGATCCAGGTGAACGAGATCAGGGACCTGGCGCCGTTCCAGTCGAAGGTCATCGGGATCTGGGACGAGTACACCGCCAAGGACCCGGCGATCAAGAAGTTCGTGGATATGGCGAAGACCATCAGGTGA
- a CDS encoding aldolase, whose product MSSLKRQLAERPHLGIFVKIPSTEIVEMIAWSGFDFIVIDTEHSPLSYNDVKMLTSVAQPQGLKVVVRPWNFADETLLHVLDTGVDGIQVPQLNGPGDAEKIVRAGRYPPLGTRGVAFSHRAGRYGFCDTKAYVKESNEETLIVAHIETRTAFDSMRGIARTAGIDILFLGPVDLSFSLGTDADYVNGGLKEAFLKMNAEAREAGKQMGTVVTDEKKLEFCLNHGIHYLIWDTDVGLFKKQLTAVRQTVKNYF is encoded by the coding sequence ATGAGCAGCTTGAAGAGGCAACTGGCCGAACGACCCCATCTGGGAATATTCGTTAAAATCCCCAGTACCGAGATAGTCGAGATGATAGCGTGGTCGGGGTTCGATTTCATCGTGATCGACACGGAGCACTCGCCTCTATCATACAACGACGTGAAGATGCTCACGTCGGTGGCGCAGCCCCAGGGGCTGAAGGTGGTCGTGCGCCCGTGGAACTTCGCGGACGAGACGCTGCTCCACGTGCTCGACACCGGCGTGGACGGTATCCAGGTCCCGCAGCTTAATGGCCCCGGGGACGCGGAGAAAATCGTCCGCGCCGGCAGGTATCCGCCGCTCGGGACCAGGGGCGTGGCGTTTTCTCACCGCGCCGGCAGGTACGGCTTCTGCGATACGAAGGCGTACGTGAAGGAGTCCAACGAGGAGACCCTCATCGTGGCCCACATCGAGACCCGCACCGCGTTCGACTCGATGCGGGGGATCGCGCGGACCGCGGGTATTGACATCCTGTTCCTCGGGCCGGTAGACCTGTCGTTCTCACTCGGCACAGACGCGGATTATGTGAACGGCGGTCTGAAGGAGGCGTTCCTCAAGATGAACGCCGAAGCGCGCGAAGCCGGAAAGCAGATGGGTACCGTCGTTACTGACGAGAAGAAGCTCGAGTTCTGCCTGAACCACGGAATCCACTATCTCATCTGGGACACGGATGTAGGCCTCTTCAAGAAGCAACTGACCGCGGTAAGGCAAACGGTGAAGAATTACTTCTGA
- a CDS encoding cupin domain-containing protein, translating into MINVSNWKDIEEVVVRQGVSRKAFTGEGATIAINWLQPGHKPAPHAHHFEQIVYIMKGKTRFHVGDEMFILEEGGLLVVPPNVMHYAEIIGDETVVNLDVFTPKREEYVK; encoded by the coding sequence ATGATAAACGTTTCGAACTGGAAGGACATTGAGGAGGTCGTAGTCAGGCAGGGGGTTTCGCGGAAGGCGTTTACCGGTGAGGGGGCCACCATCGCGATCAACTGGCTCCAGCCCGGGCACAAACCGGCGCCCCACGCCCATCATTTCGAGCAGATCGTCTACATCATGAAGGGCAAGACCAGGTTCCACGTGGGCGACGAGATGTTCATTCTCGAAGAAGGTGGGCTGCTCGTGGTCCCGCCCAACGTCATGCACTATGCCGAGATCATCGGCGACGAGACAGTCGTCAACCTCGACGTGTTCACACCCAAGAGGGAAGAGTACGTCAAATGA
- a CDS encoding GntR family transcriptional regulator codes for MLKADQVYEYLKEKIVSNELKPGEPIRIERVAEELGISKTPVREALKKLVAKGLAETKPNSGARVARLDLDELEQIFLVRRELEKLATRLAAEKIDKPAIAKLRRLADDMEKARIAGDTKLYGRLNKEFHSTIYYSCKADVIIRLINDLWDRSERSRWVFAMLPDRFELSNQEHYEIVESLERGDAERACQLIDKQKTDGFFPLIRLLKEYEKIQSVAAADRR; via the coding sequence ATGCTCAAGGCGGATCAAGTATACGAGTACCTCAAAGAGAAGATCGTGTCCAACGAACTGAAGCCCGGCGAGCCCATCCGCATCGAGAGGGTGGCCGAGGAACTCGGAATCTCGAAGACCCCTGTCCGCGAGGCGCTCAAGAAGCTGGTGGCCAAGGGACTCGCGGAGACGAAGCCCAACTCGGGCGCCCGCGTCGCGCGCCTGGACCTCGACGAGCTGGAACAGATCTTCCTCGTACGCAGGGAGCTCGAGAAGCTTGCCACTCGCCTCGCCGCGGAGAAGATAGACAAGCCGGCCATCGCCAAACTGCGCAGGCTCGCGGACGACATGGAGAAGGCCCGCATCGCGGGGGACACCAAGCTCTACGGTCGTCTCAACAAAGAATTCCACTCCACCATCTATTACAGCTGCAAGGCCGACGTCATAATCCGGCTGATCAATGACCTGTGGGACAGGAGCGAGCGCTCGCGCTGGGTTTTCGCCATGTTGCCCGACAGGTTCGAGCTCTCGAACCAGGAGCACTACGAGATAGTCGAGTCGCTCGAGAGAGGCGACGCCGAGCGCGCCTGCCAGCTGATAGACAAGCAAAAAACCGACGGATTCTTCCCGCTGATTCGCCTCTTGAAGGAGTACGAAAAGATTCAAAGTGTTGCCGCGGCCGACAGGCGGTAG
- a CDS encoding hydroxymethylglutaryl-CoA lyase — translation MKLPLEATIVEVGPRDGLQNEKKMLSAEQKVHLVERLSGAGLKRIEVVSFVHPKAVPQMANAEKVMKGIKRRPGTQYLALVPNTVGAERALASGAGGLGFFVSASETHNMHNVRMSRQASMAELARVSRLATEARVPLRSYIVTAFGCPYEGKTPASTVVSMAKQMFDEGAAEVCLGDTTGMGNPAQVETVFYELTRQLPANRLAAHFHNTRGAALANVYAALRAGITTFDGAVGGTGGCPFAPGASGNVATEDLVNMLEDMGVHTGVDLDELITCALEIEDILERPLSNSVARAGPSWRLHDPPGRL, via the coding sequence ATGAAGTTACCTTTGGAAGCGACAATCGTTGAAGTCGGTCCCCGGGATGGCCTGCAGAATGAAAAGAAGATGCTGTCGGCGGAGCAAAAGGTCCACCTCGTGGAGCGCCTGTCCGGCGCAGGCCTGAAGCGGATTGAGGTTGTGTCCTTCGTCCATCCGAAAGCGGTTCCGCAGATGGCCAATGCCGAGAAAGTGATGAAGGGCATAAAGCGCCGTCCGGGGACCCAGTATCTTGCGCTTGTGCCGAACACCGTCGGGGCGGAGCGAGCCCTCGCGTCCGGAGCCGGCGGCCTCGGGTTCTTCGTCTCTGCCAGCGAAACCCACAACATGCACAACGTGAGGATGTCGCGCCAGGCTTCGATGGCCGAGCTCGCACGCGTATCCAGGCTTGCGACGGAGGCGCGCGTGCCACTGAGGTCTTATATCGTAACCGCTTTCGGTTGCCCGTACGAAGGGAAAACCCCCGCGTCAACCGTAGTATCGATGGCCAAACAGATGTTCGATGAAGGGGCCGCGGAGGTGTGCCTCGGCGACACCACCGGGATGGGGAACCCCGCTCAGGTCGAGACAGTGTTCTACGAGCTCACCAGGCAGTTGCCGGCGAACAGGCTCGCAGCGCATTTCCATAACACAAGGGGCGCGGCTCTGGCTAACGTATACGCAGCTCTTCGGGCCGGCATAACGACGTTCGACGGAGCGGTTGGCGGGACGGGCGGGTGCCCGTTCGCGCCCGGCGCGAGCGGCAACGTTGCCACCGAGGACCTGGTAAACATGCTGGAAGACATGGGCGTTCATACGGGAGTCGATCTGGACGAGTTGATAACCTGCGCTCTCGAGATCGAAGACATACTCGAGCGCCCGCTATCAAACTCGGTTGCCAGGGCGGGGCCGAGCTGGAGACTACACGACCCGCCTGGACGGCTATAA